In Mycolicibacterium mucogenicum DSM 44124, the following are encoded in one genomic region:
- a CDS encoding major capsid protein: protein MKFSLPEQLPATTVELDVLIEQATAQINLVRARHSAGEELSNDDVTYLKGLLADVKTLNTARDEALASETAHAADLDEVLAQAAAATTATSEAAPEAAAEETDEGAEGAAAAADVVAEAEQVAAEAAEQSQTVTAGARPVTFAGAAPGAAPDVDASRRGEKPKGWHLVPSAPKYAEFGNSEVGFADIARSISSVDPASGQGLQQTGTAAGGFAKQAIAALPRKQEVKLATSESDVQEFLDSLGTEVPGHGKATAKTLVAAGGWCAPSQQIYTFCAVPPASGLISLPDFPFDMSRGGVRVPVNPDISSLLTGLWQYTEAELEATNAQGDPTAVKPIMELPCPDQFIEWRLEALGWAAKAGILQRQAWPEAIENALAQIQVAHQHRVSQKTIGKMVAGSGAAKVLPAAQFLGATTGVLNGLALQAVNLRIDKGLADDAVIEGVAPVWFREVLRADLAMREDKDTLAVTNAEIDSWLAVRNIYLQYVVDWQTKGAGQPGNLATLNWPNTVDVMLYPAGTWFRQLANVITLGVQYPLQQLQLNQYTHIFTEDSFQVGKRCNQSILVRIPLCINGAIGARGSITCP from the coding sequence GTGAAGTTCTCGCTGCCAGAACAGCTTCCCGCTACCACGGTCGAACTCGACGTTCTGATCGAGCAGGCCACCGCACAGATCAACCTCGTTCGGGCGCGCCACAGCGCCGGCGAGGAGCTGTCCAACGACGACGTCACCTACCTCAAGGGTCTGCTGGCCGACGTCAAGACCCTGAACACCGCCCGCGACGAGGCACTTGCTTCCGAGACCGCCCACGCAGCCGATCTGGACGAGGTGCTGGCCCAGGCCGCCGCTGCAACGACCGCGACCTCCGAGGCCGCGCCCGAGGCAGCCGCCGAGGAAACCGACGAGGGCGCCGAGGGCGCAGCCGCCGCCGCTGACGTCGTCGCCGAAGCCGAGCAGGTCGCCGCCGAGGCCGCCGAGCAGTCGCAGACCGTGACCGCCGGCGCGCGGCCTGTCACGTTCGCAGGTGCCGCCCCCGGTGCCGCGCCGGACGTCGACGCCAGCCGCCGCGGCGAGAAGCCGAAGGGCTGGCACCTCGTGCCGTCGGCCCCGAAGTACGCCGAATTCGGCAACAGCGAGGTCGGTTTCGCCGACATCGCGCGCTCGATCTCGTCTGTCGACCCCGCCTCCGGGCAGGGCTTGCAGCAGACCGGCACCGCGGCCGGTGGCTTCGCGAAGCAGGCCATCGCCGCCCTCCCGCGTAAGCAGGAGGTCAAGCTCGCCACCAGTGAGTCGGACGTTCAGGAGTTCCTCGACTCTCTGGGCACCGAGGTGCCCGGTCATGGCAAGGCCACCGCCAAGACGCTCGTCGCCGCCGGTGGTTGGTGCGCTCCGTCGCAGCAGATCTACACGTTCTGCGCCGTCCCGCCTGCCTCAGGACTGATCTCGCTGCCGGACTTCCCGTTCGACATGAGCCGCGGCGGCGTCCGCGTCCCGGTCAACCCGGACATCAGCTCGCTGCTGACGGGCCTGTGGCAGTACACCGAGGCCGAGCTCGAAGCCACCAACGCCCAGGGCGACCCGACCGCGGTGAAGCCGATCATGGAGCTGCCCTGCCCCGATCAGTTCATCGAGTGGCGGCTGGAAGCCCTCGGCTGGGCCGCGAAGGCGGGCATCCTGCAGCGGCAGGCGTGGCCGGAGGCCATCGAGAACGCGTTGGCGCAGATTCAGGTCGCGCACCAGCACCGTGTCTCGCAGAAGACCATCGGCAAGATGGTCGCCGGTTCCGGCGCCGCGAAGGTTCTGCCGGCTGCACAGTTCCTTGGCGCCACAACCGGCGTGTTGAATGGGCTGGCGTTGCAGGCCGTGAACCTGCGCATCGACAAGGGCCTGGCTGACGATGCCGTCATCGAAGGCGTTGCGCCCGTGTGGTTCCGCGAGGTTCTGCGTGCCGACCTGGCAATGCGTGAGGACAAGGACACCTTGGCCGTCACCAACGCCGAGATCGACTCGTGGCTCGCCGTCCGCAACATCTACCTGCAGTACGTGGTGGATTGGCAGACGAAGGGCGCCGGCCAGCCGGGCAACCTCGCAACCCTGAACTGGCCGAACACAGTCGACGTGATGCTGTACCCGGCCGGCACGTGGTTCCGCCAGCTGGCCAACGTGATCACGCTGGGTGTGCAGTACCCGCTGCAGCAGCTGCAGCTGAACCAGTACACCCACATCTTCACGGAGGACAGCTTCCAGGTGGGTAAGCGCTGCAACCAGTCGATCCTGGTGCGGATTCCGTTGTGCATCAACGGCGCTATCGGCGCCCGCGGCTCCATCACCTGCCCGTAA
- a CDS encoding DUF7196 family protein → MSCGCNKRNQVVQGGETLGFIVTYPDGTSTPADAPILSITEAKRLIREAGGGTVKRVVRQS, encoded by the coding sequence ATGAGCTGCGGCTGCAACAAACGCAATCAGGTAGTCCAGGGCGGCGAGACCTTGGGTTTCATCGTCACCTACCCAGACGGCACCAGCACCCCGGCAGACGCTCCGATTCTGTCGATCACTGAGGCCAAGCGCCTCATTCGGGAGGCCGGCGGCGGCACGGTCAAACGCGTAGTCCGTCAGTCCTGA
- a CDS encoding DUF3307 domain-containing protein — translation MSVATAIALAGLAHMVGDYLIQSDWMAQEKTKHWWPAVTHGVTYGLPFLFVTQSAAALAVIVGTHIVIDRFRLARHVVWFKNQLAPFAFRPPHTATGHGPDRPDWLSVWLLIIADNILHMLINVASVVWL, via the coding sequence ATGAGCGTCGCAACGGCAATCGCACTGGCTGGTCTGGCGCACATGGTCGGTGACTACCTGATCCAGTCGGATTGGATGGCGCAGGAGAAGACGAAGCACTGGTGGCCGGCTGTCACGCATGGAGTGACGTACGGGCTGCCATTCCTGTTCGTTACCCAGTCGGCCGCGGCGCTAGCGGTAATCGTCGGCACCCACATCGTGATCGACCGGTTCCGGCTGGCACGCCACGTGGTGTGGTTCAAGAATCAGCTGGCGCCGTTTGCATTTCGGCCACCGCATACCGCGACTGGGCACGGCCCTGACCGGCCCGACTGGCTGTCAGTGTGGCTCCTGATCATCGCCGACAACATCCTGCACATGCTGATCAACGTCGCTTCGGTGGTGTGGCTCTGA
- a CDS encoding DUF1360 domain-containing protein → MNSLGIQLVTFAVYALAIARVVRFINYDALFDPVRIFVERHLQDARTNANGTTDHVTAAIYRRRESRWSTATYFIGCPWCVSIWIAAGTVWIPMWHSGNKVAQYIGILLAVSYLVGLAAPLSADDDDIVIEDVETP, encoded by the coding sequence ATGAATAGCCTTGGGATTCAACTCGTCACGTTCGCCGTCTACGCGCTCGCCATCGCGCGGGTCGTCCGTTTCATCAACTACGACGCATTGTTCGACCCGGTGCGGATCTTCGTTGAGAGGCACTTGCAAGACGCCCGGACGAACGCCAACGGTACGACCGATCACGTCACGGCTGCGATTTACCGGCGGCGCGAATCCCGTTGGTCTACCGCCACTTACTTCATTGGCTGCCCGTGGTGCGTGAGCATCTGGATCGCGGCCGGCACCGTGTGGATACCAATGTGGCACTCCGGCAACAAGGTCGCCCAGTACATCGGAATACTGCTGGCGGTGTCGTATCTGGTCGGGTTGGCCGCCCCACTGTCGGCCGATGACGACGACATCGTGATCGAAGACGTCGAGACCCCGTAG
- a CDS encoding terminase large subunit domain-containing protein, with translation MIAVRSVVDPNGRDIVNTPPRTGKSQMLAVWMPVWAFMVNPDLQIMIVSNGDDLAKEHSGKVRRIVQDNAEFLGYRIAADKAAVGRWLVEGHQGGMLAAGITSNIVGKGADILILDDVVGGASEADSPAHRKRVLTEYQGSLSTRVHPGGSQLLVMTRWHQEDLAGELLKLQPGKWNLTNVTAVGDPTVPDALEKDPGVAMVSALGYTPEDFADKRALVGERQWFAQFMGVPSNPEGGLVKREWLESHRIAVAPANPLLTVVSVDPSDSGTGDSCGVVATSLMGGNRVAMIADRSKPMTSDQWAREAVRLAIDVGASEIVVEGFSARETYTRVVKDAIKRAAVEHLTTTGEVMRPIKVSTWPPKGRPRVGDAQARSAALLQALEVGTCQLAGYFPDFEKRAIEWQSGQHQPDSLAALVIGHDVCVHAAGVEWDMAGPLSSPAAQVAQSVHNAAHGITRGGPVADMAAWRRRVS, from the coding sequence ATGATCGCGGTGCGGTCGGTGGTCGACCCGAATGGTCGCGACATCGTGAACACGCCGCCGCGGACTGGTAAGTCTCAGATGCTGGCGGTGTGGATGCCGGTGTGGGCGTTCATGGTGAACCCGGATTTGCAGATCATGATCGTGTCGAACGGTGACGATCTGGCCAAGGAGCATTCGGGCAAGGTGCGGCGCATCGTGCAGGACAACGCCGAGTTCCTCGGGTATCGGATCGCGGCGGATAAGGCTGCGGTCGGCCGCTGGCTGGTGGAGGGTCACCAGGGCGGCATGTTGGCCGCGGGTATCACGTCGAACATCGTCGGTAAGGGCGCGGACATTCTGATCCTCGATGACGTTGTGGGTGGTGCGTCGGAGGCGGATTCGCCCGCGCACCGAAAGCGGGTGCTGACGGAGTATCAGGGCTCGCTGTCGACTCGTGTGCATCCCGGCGGCTCGCAGCTGCTCGTCATGACGCGCTGGCACCAGGAGGACCTGGCCGGCGAGCTACTGAAGCTGCAGCCCGGGAAGTGGAACCTGACGAACGTGACGGCTGTCGGTGATCCGACGGTGCCGGATGCGCTCGAGAAGGATCCGGGTGTGGCGATGGTGTCGGCCTTGGGTTACACGCCTGAGGATTTCGCCGACAAGCGCGCGCTGGTGGGTGAGCGGCAGTGGTTCGCGCAGTTCATGGGTGTGCCGTCGAATCCCGAGGGCGGCCTGGTGAAGCGTGAGTGGTTGGAGTCGCACCGGATCGCGGTCGCCCCGGCCAACCCGCTGCTGACTGTGGTGTCGGTCGACCCGTCCGACTCGGGCACCGGCGACTCGTGTGGTGTGGTGGCGACGTCGCTGATGGGCGGTAACCGGGTCGCGATGATCGCGGACCGGTCGAAGCCGATGACGTCGGACCAATGGGCGCGCGAGGCTGTGCGGCTGGCCATCGACGTTGGGGCCAGCGAGATCGTGGTGGAGGGTTTCTCGGCGCGCGAGACCTACACGCGGGTGGTCAAGGACGCGATCAAACGCGCCGCGGTCGAGCACCTGACGACCACGGGTGAGGTGATGCGACCGATCAAGGTGTCGACGTGGCCACCGAAGGGCCGGCCCCGGGTCGGCGACGCGCAGGCCCGGTCGGCGGCGCTGCTGCAAGCCCTCGAGGTGGGCACCTGCCAACTGGCCGGGTACTTCCCCGATTTCGAGAAGCGGGCGATCGAATGGCAGTCGGGGCAGCACCAGCCGGACTCGCTGGCGGCGTTGGTGATTGGCCATGACGTGTGCGTCCACGCTGCTGGCGTGGAGTGGGACATGGCCGGCCCACTGTCCAGCCCGGCGGCGCAAGTCGCGCAGTCGGTGCACAACGCCGCGCACGGCATCACTCGCGGCGGACCGGTGGCGGACATGGCGGCGTGGCGGCGCCGCGTCAGCTGA
- a CDS encoding DNA modification methylase — translation MPDYRALAVDELQTFNHNPRRGDIAQIAVSLTKHGQYRPIVVNAGTLTGRVMEVLAGNHTLMAARSLDWPTIDCAVIDVDEQTARSIVLADNRLADLGDYDSNEIYELLSSLEDLSGTGFTDSDLLALERDLFPPEPHTDPDDAPPAPADPVSQLGQVWELGGHRLLVGSSTDLDAVRRLCGDVRPDAVWTDPPYGVEYVGKTKAALTIQNDGAAGLPDLLAGAFSNLVVVCRAGAPVYVAHADTERVTFETAMRGAGLLVRQNLVWVKNTMVLGRSDYHYQHEPILFAEVDDGSEKLKEHEPILYGFTPGAAGRLGRGGERWHGDNRQTTVFEVDKPPRNAQHPTMKPVALIQAMLRNSLRPGGVVYEPFAGSGSTLIAAHGLGSRAFCVELDPRYADVILRRFEAHTGIVPTLDGVPVSFMEVSSS, via the coding sequence ATGCCCGATTACCGAGCCTTGGCGGTAGACGAACTCCAGACCTTCAACCACAACCCCCGACGCGGCGACATCGCCCAGATCGCGGTATCGCTCACGAAGCACGGCCAATACCGGCCGATCGTGGTGAACGCCGGAACACTCACCGGCCGCGTCATGGAGGTGCTCGCCGGAAACCACACCCTGATGGCGGCCCGCTCGCTCGACTGGCCGACCATCGACTGCGCCGTTATCGACGTCGACGAACAGACCGCCCGCTCCATCGTCCTGGCCGACAACCGGCTCGCCGACCTCGGCGACTACGACAGCAACGAGATCTACGAGCTTCTGTCCTCCCTCGAGGACCTGTCGGGCACAGGCTTCACCGACAGCGACCTGCTCGCGCTCGAGCGTGACCTGTTCCCACCCGAGCCCCACACCGATCCGGACGACGCTCCCCCGGCGCCGGCTGATCCGGTGTCGCAGCTCGGCCAGGTGTGGGAGCTGGGCGGGCATCGGCTGCTCGTCGGGTCATCGACCGATCTCGACGCGGTGCGGCGGCTGTGCGGCGACGTGCGGCCCGACGCGGTGTGGACCGATCCGCCGTATGGCGTGGAGTACGTGGGCAAGACGAAGGCGGCGCTAACGATCCAGAACGACGGGGCGGCCGGTCTGCCGGATCTGCTGGCGGGTGCGTTCTCCAACCTGGTCGTGGTGTGCCGCGCTGGTGCGCCGGTGTACGTGGCGCACGCCGACACCGAGCGCGTCACGTTCGAGACCGCGATGCGCGGGGCCGGTCTGCTGGTGCGGCAGAACCTCGTGTGGGTCAAAAACACGATGGTGCTCGGCCGGTCGGATTACCACTACCAGCACGAGCCGATCCTGTTCGCCGAGGTGGACGACGGGTCGGAGAAGCTGAAGGAGCACGAGCCGATCCTGTACGGCTTCACCCCCGGCGCGGCGGGCCGTCTCGGGCGTGGCGGCGAGCGCTGGCATGGCGACAATCGGCAGACCACGGTGTTCGAGGTCGACAAGCCGCCGCGCAATGCGCAGCATCCGACGATGAAGCCGGTAGCTCTGATCCAGGCGATGCTGCGCAACAGCCTTCGCCCCGGCGGCGTCGTCTATGAGCCGTTCGCCGGTAGCGGGTCGACGCTGATCGCCGCGCACGGGCTGGGCAGTCGGGCGTTCTGCGTCGAGCTCGATCCGCGCTACGCGGACGTGATCCTGCGCCGGTTCGAGGCCCACACGGGCATCGTGCCGACGCTCGACGGTGTCCCAGTGTCGTTCATGGAGGTCAGCTCGTCGTGA